A single genomic interval of Suncus etruscus isolate mSunEtr1 chromosome 10, mSunEtr1.pri.cur, whole genome shotgun sequence harbors:
- the PRR15 gene encoding proline-rich protein 15, with amino-acid sequence MADSGGSGPWWKSLTNSRKKSKEIPGGPQPAAQPAPGDPASPSPDWTSSSRENQHPNLPGGGAGEAQKPDRWAGEKAANSRRNLKISRSGRFKEKRKVRATLLPEGVASPEETSFPGDPHEDKQ; translated from the coding sequence ATGGCCGACAGCGGCGGCTCGGGACCCTGGTGGAAATCGCTCACGAACAGcaggaagaaaagcaaagaaatccCGGGGGGGCCGCAGCCCGCTGCCCAGCCCGCCCCCGGGGACCCCGCGTCCCCCAGCCCCGACTGGACTAGCAGCTCGCGGGAGAACCAGCACCCCAACCTCCCCGGCGGCGGCGCCGGCGAAGCCCAGAAGCCGGACAGGTGGGCCGGCGAGAAAGCTGCCAACAGCCGCCGCAATTTAAAGATCTCGCGCTCCGGCCGCTTTAAGGAGAAGAGGAAAGTGCGGGCCACGCTGCTGCCCGAGGGGGTCGCGTCCCCCGAGGAGACGAGCTTCCCCGGAGACCCCCACGAGGACAAGCAGTAG